CGCCTGCAGATGATCGGCAAGAATCACATCTATGTGGACGAGGGCGATATCCCGGAAGGGGAGTGGGTGCATGAGAACGAGGCTGCCCGCACCTTCGGACGGATCATGGCCGGGGGCGGTATCTGTACCGACGGCGAGCCGAAAGAGGGCAAGGTCACCCTGCTCGCCGAACATGACGGTGTTTTGGTCAGCGATCTTGAAATGATGAATCGTTTCAACCTCGTGCCTGACGTCATGGTCGCGGCCCGTAAGAGCGGCACTCTGGTTAAGGAAGGTGCACGCATTGCCGGAACACGGGCCATTCCGCTCTATCTTTCCCGCGAGAATTTTTCCCGCGCTGTTTCCGCGTTGAACGGCGATCCGCTGTTCAAGGTGCTTCCCCTTAAGCGCAAGAAAGTCGGCATCCTCATCACCGGAGATGAAGTCTTCAACGGGTTGATCGACGATAAATTTGAGTCTGTCATCACTGCAAAGGTGCAGGCACTGGGCTGCGAGGTTATCCGCTCTGTCATTAAGCCGGACAACCGCGAGGAAATCCGCGATGCGGCCCTCTCCCTTATGGAAGACGGTTGTGACCTGCTCATCACAACCGCGGGGATGTCTGTCGATCCTGATGACGTGACCCGCCACGGCCTGGTGGATGCCGGAGTATCCGACCTCCTTTATGGTGCTCCGGTACTCCCCGGCACCATGCTCCTGCTGGCTAAAGCCGGCAATGCGAGGGTGATCGGGGTTCCGGCCTGCGCGCTTTTTTTCAAGACCACAAGTCTGGATCTGGTCCTGCCCAAGGTGATTGCGGGGCAGGAAATCACCCGCAGTGATCTCGCGTCATTTGCTGACGGCGGCTACTGCATGGAGTGCAAGGTCTGCACATTCCCCAAATGTCCTTTCGGAAAATAGGAGGCGAGTATGCATAAGAATCTTGACCCGCCTGAAATGGGTGGGACAGCGGCACTGGCAGATATGGATTCCCATAAACCCACTATCCGGCTGCATCTCTGGCTGGAAGGAGGCGAGGGTGTTTTCTTCGGCTACGGCAGGCTGCTTCTGTTGGACAAGATTGAAACCTGCGGCTCGCTAAAAAAAGCATCCGAAGAGCTGGGCATGTCCTACCGCGCTGCATGGGGCAAGATTAAACAGACCGAACAGGTGCTCGGTTTCCAGCTTATGGAGCGGGCAGGCAGCAGGCGCAGCGGCTACCGCCTGACCGAAGCCGGACGGGTTGTTCGGGACAAATATTTGGAATGGTTCAATAAGGTTGAACAGGATGCCCGCGCAAGGGCGGAGGAAATCTTCCCTTGGAAGTCACGGAGCTTCGGAGAGAGTTGAAATTATCAGCCCTTGCATGGATGATCATGCAAGGGTTTTTTTCCTGATTTTTATGACTACGCCTTCCAGCCCGGACCTTTCACAACAATTTCATTCAGCACCCGGCCCATTTCCGGGCTTTCCATCATCCCGGTCACCACTTCGATATAACAGCCGCTGTCTGCTGTTGCGGCCTTCTGCAAAGCCTCGTCAAGTTCGCCATTGGTGGTCACTTTTGCGCTGAACCAGCCGTCCATGCCCAAAGCTTCGGGCAGTTTGCTGTAATTCCATTGCGCCAGATCATTATAATAAATGTACGGATCTTCGCAGAGCAGCCGCTCGATGAGATAGCCGTCATTATTCACGCAGATGATTACGGGCTTGAGCTTGAAACGCGCAAACTGGCAGATCTCCTGTACAGTCATCTGGTGCGCGCCTTCCCCGGTAAGCAGCAGGGTGCGGCGGTCCGGGGAAGCCATGGCCGCGCCGAAGGCAGCTGGAGTAGCCCAGCCGATGGAACCCCATAGGGTCTGGTTGAAGAAGACAGCATCCTCGGGCAACCGGGAATTGACCAGCCCCATGGAGGCGGTTCCGGTTTCCCCCATGATGATGTCGCCCGCTGCGAAAAAGCGTTCAATGCGCGGATAGAGGGATTCAGCTGTGATTTCATCGTCCGGCTTGCCCACGGGATCACCCAGCCCCTGCGGGGTCATGGGTATGGGCAGGGAGAGTTTTCCTATGCGTGCGCAAAGTTCGCGCAGCACATCTTCCAGAAGCAGATTATGGTAGACCGCATGCCCTATGCAGACCCGGTCGGGATGGATTTTGATTTCGCGGTCGGGGTCGATATTTACAGTAAAGGCCCCGGTGTTGATGTCCGAACGGATGGTGCCGAAACTGACCACCAGATCAGCTGATTCAACGGTCCGGCACACTTCTTCATCAAGGATGCGCCCGTTGTAGACCCCGATGAAATTGGGATGCGTCTCGGAAAGCGTGCCCTTGGCCATGAACATGGAGGTAAAGGGAATGCCTGATTTATCAATGAATTCCAGCATGGGCTTATGCAGTTCATAGCGTCCGATAAGCGCACCGACCATGGCGATGCCGTTTTTCGATTGCTCCAGCCTTTCAAGAATCAAAGGAATGATTGTTTCAAGGGTATCCTGATCGCTCACAGGCATGGGCAGGGTATGCGGCTTGGTGCAGCCCAGTTCTTTGAGTGCTTCATCCGCAGGAACCGCGATGTACACTGGTTGCTTTTTGCTCAGCGCGGCATTGATGCAGCGTTCCACCTCGGCCACGGTGTTTTCAGCGGTAAGGATGGTGCTGGCGCAAACCACAGGTTGGGTCATCTTATGAAAAAGGTCGAATTCACCGTTGCCAAGTGTGTGATGGATGAGGTTGCCGTTACGCTGCACCGAGCATTTGGGCATGCCCACAATATGGAAGACAGGCAGGTTTTCGGCATAGCATCCGGCAATACCGTTAATTGCGCTCAGTTCGCCCACACCGTAGGTGGTGCAGACAGCGGATTTACCCTTGATGCGGGCGTAGCCGTCTGCGGCATAGGCGGCATTGAGTTCGTTACAACAGCCGATCCAGTTGAAGTCTGAATCATTGCAGAAGGCATCATTCACCGGAAAGGAATAGTCGCCCGGAACCCCGAAAATATCTGTTATTCCGATTTCTTTTAATCGCTCCAGCAGGTGCTGGATGACTGTCTGGGTCATGGGTGCTCCCCCCCTTATTGTTTTGGTAGCAGGGTAGTTTGATTATTGCTGCTATTTTGCCAGTTGGGGGAGGTTGTGTCCATGGGGATGACAAAAATATTCTCCTCAAGTGTTTACTCATCATCCATCAGTTGCAGCGGATGGTTTTATCTCTGTTCACCCAATATATTTTCCAGTATTATACAGAAGCTTCCCTTACTCATCCTGCGACTGGAGAATTGTCATGACACTACCCCCGCTCCCGGATATTCATGCTTTGGCAGTATTGGCCTTGACAGCTGTTGCATTGATATTATTCAGCCGGAAAAAGACTCCGCTGGAAACCTCCAGTCTGATTATTCTCCTGATTCTGACGGTTGGATTTGAGCTTTTCCCCTATCAATCAGGCGGTGAAACATTCCACGCCGTAAATTTCTTCTACGGATTCGGTAACGAAGCCCTCATTGCGGTATGCGCGCTCATGATTGCCGGGCAGGGGCTTTTGCGTACAGGATCGCTGGATCCCATGGGACGTATGCTGGCCCGGTTATGGAAAAAAAGCCCTTCCCTTTCGTTTTTACTGACTCTGCTGCTGGGGGCTTTCATCAGTGCCTTTATCAATAATGTCCCGGTGGTGGTTCTGCTGTTGCCGGTTCTCATCAGCGTATCGCTGCGGACCGGGGCTCCGGCTTCATCGGTACTTATGCCCATGGGCTTTTCCACTCTGCTGGGCGGAACCGCCACAACCATCGGAACCTCCACCAACCTGCTGGTGGTTTCCGTTGCAGCGGATATGGGGTTCAAGCGTCTGGAAATGTTTGATTTCGTGCTGCCCGCAGTCATCGCCGGATCCATCAGTATTCTGTATCTCTGGCAGATAGCCCCGCGCCTCATCCCAAAAATAGACATTACCCTGACCGACAGGTCTCCGCGAATTTTTACCGCCCATCTGGAAGTTACCGAGAACAGTCCTTTGGTAGGCAATCCTCTCTCAAAGGCTTTTGAACTTACCGATAATGCCATGAAGGTTTCGGCAATTGAACGTGGCGAAGGAAAGCCGATCTACCTGCATCCGGGAGCCATCCTGCAAACAGGGGATCACCTTGTAATAAATGACACCCCGGATCAGCTCAAAGAGTTTGAAAAGGTACTGCACGGCACGCTTTTTCCTGTGGGATCAAACGTTCCCATTGATTCCAAGACACCACTCGAAGCGACTGACCAGCAGATCGCGGAAATCGTAATCTATCAAGGCTCACCGCTGAAAGGCACGACTTTGAAGAAATACCATTTCGCCCAGCGCACGGGCATGACAACCCTTGCCATTCACCGTTCCGGGAAGAAGCTGAAACGTTATCTGGATAAGATAAGCGACATAAAATTGAAGCAGGGTGATATTCTCCTTGTGCAGGGAGCGCGGGAGAGAATTACGGAACTTAAAAAGAACACCAAGGTGCTGGTCCTGGATTCCACAATGGATCTCCCGTATTCCCGAAAGGTCCATCTGGCACTTAGCATCATGCTGGGAATAATACTGACCGCCGCTTTCGGCATACTGCCCATCGCCATCAGCGCACCATGCGGAGCATTGTTCATGATCCTGACCGGATGCATAACATGGCGGGACGCCACACGCGCACTGAACGTGCAGGTGGTGCTGATTGTGGTCACAAGTCTGGCTCTAGGCAAAGCCATGCTGATTACAGGGGGCGCGGACTATCTGGGTAAATTGTTCGTAGCACTCAGCGGCGATGCTCCCGCAGCTTTGATTCTCAGCGGGCTGATGCTGCTTATGGCTATTTTCACCAACATAATTTCCAACAATGCAACAGCCGTAATCGGAACCCCCATCGCGCTCTCCATTGCCCAGCAGCTGAATCTGGACCCGGAACCCTTCATACTGGCTGTCCTCTTCGGGGCCAACATGAGTTTTGCCACTCCCATGGCGTACAAAACCAACCTGCTGGTCATGAACGCTGGGGAATATTCCTTCGCGGATTTTTTGCGGGTGGGGACGCCGCTGGTTTTGCTTATGTGGGGTGTGTTGTCGGTGGTTTTGCCTGTGATTTATTTGTAGAGGGGATAAAAAAGACCTCGCACTGGAGTACGAGGTTTTTGCAACTTGATTAGCTGGAGAGGCTACAAAGCGTCTTTAATGGATTCGCGGTATTCTTTGATATCCTGCTCGGTTACTTTGAGGTGTTTAACTTCGCCATCGACTTTGACAACTATGGGAGTGTTCGTTTAGAGGGCGGTTTCCCGTGCTTTGAGGGCAGAACGCTTTAATGCTTTTTCTATTAATGTCAGCATTTCGTTGTTGGTGTCTTTAGTCATTTTGATTTCCTCCAAAGTCGATCAGGTGTGGACCTGTTTTTCATATTATCAAACAGAAACCATTCATCCACAAGTTTTTTGTATGTAGGAAAATTTTTTAATCCATTTTGGAAGCGTCTTTTGATGACATCCACTGGAATATCATGCCCGCCCTGAGAGACCCGGTAGGCTACGCGATCAATGGCGGCCTGTTCATTCTCAAGTGCTAAGAATACCAGAGCGACTTTGTATCCTTGGTTCTGCCACTTGGGGACTTTTTACCCACCCACCAAAACAACCCGCTCCCGCTCAATATTTTTCCGGAATTCATCAGGCACAGTGTCCCAGACAAACAAATCCACGATAAAAGGCAGATCGCTTTCCTCAAATGCTTCTTTTAAGTTGTAGACGGCTTTTTTCTGATCAGCAGAAGCAAAAGCTACAAGGTCCAAGTCGGATTGTGGACGGGCAGAGCCTGTAGCGCGGGACCCGTATGCCCAGATGGTGGTGTCCGGCAGATGGGTTTCAATCAGTGAAAGAATTATCTTCAACTGCGTGGGGCTGACATCAATTTTCGGCATTATTCCCACGTTTCCTTTGAAATCTTTTTGTATAACTCGACCACATCATTATAAAAATCATCCACAATATCTAAGATGGCGTCTGCCTTGTCCCCGGAGTAATCGTGCGAGGTATCATTACGGGCATTGATGTACCCGAGCCAGTTTTCAACATTGGTGATAAGGTCCGCAGTGAACGCAAAACGCATCATCGGTTTCGGTCCCATGGTTTTAACTTCAACGTATCCTTCTTCGGACAAATGCCGCTTGCAGCTTTTCCAAGCCAGTTCCAGCGTGTATTCAAAACGTTTGACCAATGAATCCTGCACAGCATCTTTTGTTATTTCGTCAAGATCGGCAGACCCTTCATTGTATTTACGGAGCATCTCCTCAAAGCGGAGGATTGCTTTTTTGAACTGTGTGTAATCCATAACCATCTCTCAAAAGTGGCGCAAGCTGTGCCGTTTTTTATTTGCTGGGAATATTTTGGAATTCGGCTGCAACTTGTTGCAAATTGCGGCCTTTTATCCGGTTTACCTTACGAGAAATGCGAAGGCAATTTCTAAATAGAAGAACAATCCCAATCCTTACTATTATCTATAAATCTACCCATCGACTCCGCTCAGTCATTAAGTAAGCTGCTCAGCTTAAAAATAATACTCATATGTGCTAAATCTAACATATTGCATTTATTGACTTTATTTCACGCATAAGATTCTATGGAACCATCAAAGAAATTGTCAGGATTCCAGCCGGTTTAAATGCCGGATGAAAACCTGATTAAACTGAGGAGGTTCCATGAATATTTCACGGCGAGGGTTCATGAAACTTGCGGGCGTCGGTGTCGCAAGTATCGGTATGAGCCAGCTGGGACTGGATCTCACGCCTACGCAGGCTTATGCTGCGGGGCTGAAGATCAAGGGCGCGAAGGAAGTTATTTCCATCTGTCCTTTCTGTTCGCTGAGCTGCCATTTTATCGCCCATGTGAAGGACGGCAAGATCGTCAGCACTGAGGGTGATCCGGATTACCCGGTCAGTGAAGGTGCTCTTTGTGCGAAGGGTGCTGCTATGCTTTCCATGCATAACAACCACCACCGCATTGAAAAGCCCCTTTACCGTGCTCCCTACAGCACTAAATGGGAAGAAAAGAGCTGGGACTTTGTGCTTGACCGCATTGCCCGCCGCGTAAAGGAAACACGTGATGCTGACTTCAAACGTTTCAATGCCAAGGGGCAGGAAGTCAACCGTGTAGAATCAATTTTCCATCTCGGTACATCACAGATGGATAACGAGGAGTGTGCAGTCGTCCATCAGGGTGTGCGCGGCCTCGGCCTGGTGCATTTTGATCACCAGGCGCGTATCTGACACAGCGCAACAGTTGCGGCTCTGGCAGAGTCGTTCGGGCGCGGTGCGATGACAAACCACTGGTGCGATATTGAAAACGCGGATTCTATCCTGATTATCGGTAGTAACGCTGCGGAGCACCATCCTATCTCCTTCAAATGGGTACTGCGGGCCAAGGACAAAGGCGCCAAGGTCATGCATGTAGACCCCAAATTCTCACGTACCTCTGCGAGAAGTGATTTTCACGTTCCTCTCAGATCCGGTACCGATATCGCTTTCATGGGCGGTATGATCAATTACGTTCTTGAGAACGATCTCTACTTCAAGGAATACGTTACCAACTACACCAACGCGGCTTTTATCGTCGGTAAGGACTTCAAGTTCTCCCGCGGTCTGTTTACCGGATATGATAAAAATGCGCGTAAGTACGATAAGTCCAAATGGGCTTTCGAAACGGATAAGAACGGCGTTCCCAAGCGGGACGAATCCCTGAAGAATTCCCGCTGTGTATTCCAGATGCTCAAGAAGCATTACTCCCGCTACAGCCTGTCCAATGTTTCCAAGACCACCGGTGTCTCCAAAGACAACCTGCTCAAGGTCTACAAGGAATACTCCGGCACAGGTAAACGCGATAAGGCCGGAACCATCATGTACGCCCTTGGCTGGACCCAGCACACTGTGGGCGTGCAGAATATCCGTTCCAGTGCCATTCTCCAGCTTCTGCTCGGTAACATCGGTGTGGCCGGCGGCGGTATCAACGCCCTGCGCGGTGAGCCTAACGTACAGGGTTCCACTGACCACTGTATCCTCTGGCACATCCTGCCCGGTTACCTGCCCATGCCTAAAGCAAGCATGGGTTCCTTTGAGGAATACACCAAGGCAACTACTCCGGTCTCCAAAGACCCGCAGAGTGCCAACTGGTGGCAGCATAAGCCCAAGTACATGGCCTCCCTGCTCAAGGGCTGGCGCGGCGATAATGCCACTGCCGAGAACGGCTTCGGTTACCAGATGCTGCCCAAGGCGGATGACGGCGAAGATTATTCCTACCTCTTCATCTTCGACCGCATGTACCGCGGCGACATCAAGGGTGGTTTCGCATTCGGAACCAACCCGGCCATGAGTGTTCCCAACTCCAACAAGGCCCGTAAGGCCCTTGATAACCTCGACTGGCTGGTAGTGGGTGAGATTCACCACACCGAGACCTCCGATAACTGGCACCGTCCGGGTGTTGATCCCACCAGCATGAAGACTGAAGTCTTTATGCTGCCTTCCGCCCAGCGTGCGGAAAAAGCGGGTTCCATCAGCTCCTCCGGCCGCTGGCTGCTCTGGCACTACGAAGCCGCACGCCCCATGGGCGAATCCAAGAGCATGGGTGAGATGTACGTGGACATCATCAACCACGTACGCCGCCTCTACAACAAAGAGAACGGTGTTTACCCCGAGCCTCTGCTTACTCTTGACTGGCCTTCCTATTATGATCCCGAAGATGTTGCCCAGCGCATCAACGGCCGCTTCACCAAGGATATGGAATTCAAGGGCAAGAAATACAAAAAGGGCCAGCAGGTTCCTTCATTCGTAGCCCTCAAGGACGACGGTTCCACATCCTCCCTGAACTGGCTTTACGCGGGCAGTTACACCGAGGAAGCAGGCAACAAGGCCAAGCGTCGCAGTCTGGCACAGACTCCAATGCAGGCCAAGATCAACCTCTTCCCCAACTACGCATGGTGCTGGCCTGTCAACCGCCGCATCCTCTACAACAGAGCCTCTGTCGATCTTAACGGTAAACCTTATGCTCCTGAGAAAGCCGTTATCGAATGGAACGGTTCCAAGTGGATCGGTGACGTACCTGATGGCGGATGGCCGCCCATGGCTACCGGTAAGGGACGTTATCCCTTCATCATGCGCAAGGAAGGCCACGGGCAGCTCTACGGTCCCGGTCTGCAGGATGGTCCTTTCCCCGAGCATTACGAGCCGGTGGAAACTCCCATCTCCAGCCATCCGTTCTCACGCCAGCTGAACAGCCCGGTCTACAAGTACACTACCAGTGACCTCGACAAACTGGCTGAAGCCGCGGACGACCGGTACCCCATCGTCCTGACCACCTACAGCCTCACCGAACACTGGTGCGGCGGCGGTGATACCCGTAACACCCCGGCCCTGCTCGAAGCTGAACCGCAGCTTTATGTGGAAATGAGCCCCGAGCTGGCCAAAGAAAAGGGTATTGAAAACGGCGATCCGGTTGTCGTGGAATCAATTCGCGGCAGGGTTGAAGCCATTGCCATGGTTACCGTGCGTATGACCCCGTTCAAGATCAAGGGCCGTACCGTGCATGAAGTCGGTATGCCTTTCTGCTTCGGCTGGACTACCCCCGGATGTGGTGATGCCACCAACCGTCTTACCCCGTCGGTAGGTGACCCCAACACCACAATTCCTGAATACAAGGCCTCTCTGGTGAATGTTCGCAAAGCGAAAAAGCTCACCGAGATCGAAGAATAACCTGCAACCAAGGAGTAAAACATGCCTAAAGCATTCTTTGTAGATACCTCCAGATGTACGGCTTGCCGCGGTTGCCAGGTTGCCTGTAAGGAATGGCACGATCTGCCCGCAGTAAAAACCAAGCAGCGCGGAACCCATCAGAATCCGCCGGACTTGAACCCCTTCAACTATAAACTGGTCCGTTTCAGCGAGCACCGCATTAACGGCAAGGTCGAGTGGTATTTCTTCCCCGACCAGTGCCGCCATTGCGACGTGCCTCCCTGCAAGGACATTGCTGATGCATACGTCACCGGGGCCGTGGTTCAGGATGAAGAGACCGGAGCGGTCATCTTCACCGACCAGACCAAGCGTCTCGGTGCTGACGAGTGTCAGGAAATAACTGAAGCATGCCCCTACAACATTCCGCGCCGTAATACCGGCACAGGAATGCTGACCAAATGCGATATGTGTATTGACCGCCAGCAGGCCGGGCTGATCCCCGTCTGCGTCAAGACCTGTCCCACCGGAACCATGAACTTCGGTGAACGTGAAGAAATGGTCGCTATGGCTGAAAAAGCACTTGAGCGAGTCAAGAAAGACTACCCCAATGCCCAGATTATCGATGCTGATGAAGTCAACGTCATCTATCTGGTGCAGGATAAACCCGAACTCTACTACGAGTACGTCACTGCAGACGCTTCCGGCGTCGGCAACGGCGTAACCCGCAAAGAGTTCTTTGCAAAATTAGCCAAGCCTGCAAAACGCATGTTTGGATAGTTTGATGCCTCCGGCGGCTGGGGAGGGGGAAACTTTTTGTAAAAAGTTTCCCCCTCCCCAGACCCCACCCCCYTCCAAAACTTTTATTAGGCTTCGCCGCTTCGTTTGGAAGTTTTAAATAAATTTTGATTTCAGGAGCAAAATTTCATGAGTGGTACCACTAAGAAGAAACGTGATGTGCAGGCCGGGTTGCTGACCTTACGTAAAAGAATGCCTGCGTTGGAAAATATTTTTGATGCTTTCGGCCCGCTGGTGCTGGCTCAGGAAAAGGCGGAAGAAGTGCTGGCGGACTGGGATGGCTATGCCATTCCTGAATCTTATGCTCCGCGTTTTGAGCAGGGTGTGGCTCTGCTGGCGGATATGGAGTTGCCTGAACTCGGCGATAAATATCGCGAAGTGTTCATGTTGATGATTTCTGCTGTTGCTGAGGGGCTTCCCGCTCTGAACGGGCAGGTTGATGGGATTGTGGCGGCGATTGGCGAGGTGGAAAATTTAAATGATCTGGCTAAGGCCATCTGGGACGAAGATGGTAAGCTGCTGCATTCACTTGTGGAAGAGTGGCAGGTGGATGAGCAGATTCTGGCCTTTGTGGGGACTCTGGCCCTGAAACCGTTCATGGTCCGTATTGAGCCGGAAGCAGCCAAGGCGATTGAGAATATGAGCTGGCAGAAGGGGTATTGCCCGGTCTGCGGCACTTTCCCTGATCTGGCTTTGCTCCGTAAGTCCGGTGACGACAATGCTTACCTGAAGTCGCACGGCGGTCAGCGTTGGCTGCATTGCTCCGGCTGCGGTCACGAATGGCGATTCAAGCGCAACACCTGCCCGTGGTGCGAGAATGAGGATCATGAAAAAATGCGTTACCTGCAGGCTGAGGAACGCCAGAATGAGCGGGTGGATATCTGTAAAAAATGCAATCACTATTTCGTGACCCTTGATACCCGCGAGCTTGTGGAGCAGCCCGACCCGCGCGTAGCCCCGCTGGGGCTGGTGCATCTGGATATCAAGGCACAGGAGGAGAATTATCAGCCGCTGGCTGAGACTCCCTGGAATGTGTTGTAGAATTTTTAAGGGTTTAAAAACGGGAAACCGCCGCAGTCTTACGAGGTTGCGGCGGTTTTGTTGTTAGTGGGGATGGGGCGTAAGTTTTTTTAGAATTTTTGCTAAAGTTCCGTCTTTTTTGATCGTATCAAGACCATGCTGCATTCTTTCGACCACGTGATTTTCTGTCTTATTGTTGAAAGCGAAGTAGAATTCAGAGTTATGTAATGTTCTGATTACTTCAAGAGTGGATGTATTTATTCCCATTTTTTCGGCAGTGTAGAACACTACGTTTTCATTTGAAAAAATTGCATCAATCCGTCCGCGTTTCAGCTTTTCAAGCATTGAGTAGATTGAAGAAGATAGGTCAATTTGACTTTCAGGGTATCCGGCCACAAGTAATGTTTCATGAGATATACTGTTGCGCAAAACGGTAATTCTAAATTGGTTTAGCTTGTTTGTTTTATTAATATCCGCGGTTTTTTTTAAAGAGATTAGAGATATATTGTAATCCGCTATCGGGCCTACCCATTTGAACATATGCTCACGTTCCGGGCTGCGTATCACACTAAAAGCGCATACATTCTGGGTTGACCTGACAATTTTAAATGCTCTTGCCCCTGGGTAGAAGTGTATTGGCCGTGAAGGATTTTGGAGCTTTGCCGCTTTTAATACCGCATTGAGAATTTCAACACTTATGCCCGCCGGGATGCCGTTAAGTTTATAATTATATGGTGGTAAATCTTCTGTTACAAAGGTCGTTTTCTCGAGTGAATGGGCTTGCGCGCAACCGATTTGAACACAGATTATGGCGATAGTGCAGAGTAGTATTCTTTTAAGCATACAAAATCCTCTTTGATTCTTGTATAGCTTAAATAGAGTCTAAATTAAACGCCAAATTAAAATTATTCAAAAAATGAAGTCTATTCGAAAATGGCTGCTGTTAATCAAGAGGTGCAGGTAAATACGTTCTGGTCAGTCGGCTTGATTTCCATTCATGCATGGGAATGCATTACCCGTTTTTAAGTCCGCAAGCGTATTCACTTTTTCATCCGTATCATCAAGACCCAATAAATAAATACAGTTCCAGTTTCCTTCCCACAGACAATCGGCCTGCGGAGGGTTTTCGAGTTCCTTGCGGAAGTTCTCCGTTGCACCGATCAAGAGCATATTGACTTTGAACCCGGCCCGGTGTCCGCGCGGGTGGGTGTAGGCGAGGATGTAGATGCCGCCCTGTTCTGGGATAGGGCGGGTTTTAGCGAATATGCCGAAATTGTATTCTTTTCCGGATTTACCTGTGAAAGGCCAGTCTTTTTGCTTGAACATATTTTTCCTGTTTAGCTCTGAGGTGTAATTTTATGGTGCAGGGGAATAAACCAATATTCACGCTAAGTTCAGTTCAATGGAGTGACCTCAAGAGAAGTTGCCCTTGCTTTGGGTAGGAACTTTTGCTGAATTTCTTTCAGTTTGCCATTTCTGCGTATTGTATCTATGCCTTTTTGCATTCTGCGGACAACATAGTCCTCTGTGCTGTTGCTGAACGCAAAGTACATCCGGCCAAAATTAAGCACGTAGTTAATTTTAAATTTATCCCAGTCAAGATTACTTTTCTTTATTACATGGTGCAAAACATGTTCGTTCTCAAGGATAAGATCAATTCTTCCCTTTTGTAGCTTTTTTATCATTGCTGTGATGTCTGTGGATAATTCTATTCGTGTTCCTTCCGGGGCTTTTTGCAGTAACGTCTGATGCGATACTCCGGATCTGATGACTCCTACGGAGTATTTTTGGATGTCGGCAAAACTATTCATTTCAATATTGTCTTTTAAAGAAATGAGCGCAAAATTCACGTCCCCGATGGGGCCTGCCCATTTGAAAAGATGTTCCCGTTCTTTGTTTCGGACAGTGGCAAAGAGGCAGGTGTTTGGGGTTTTCAAGGTCATTTTGAAACCCCGTGCCCATGGGTAAACATGTATTTTAATGTTTCGCGGATTTATCCCGGCAGCACGAAGTGTCGCTCTCAGAATATCAACACTTAAACCCTGCGCTTCTCCGTTTACAGATGCAGTATATGGGGGCAGGTGCTCTGTTATGAAAAAAGTATTCTCAAGATTCTGGGCTTGTGCTGCTGCGGGGGCGCAGAGCATAAGCAGCAGTAAAACATTGATAAACGGGCGATTAAGCATTTAAGTCCTCACTTGCAGTATATATAACTTAAATGACATTAAAATTGAATGGGCATAAATCAGTTAATTGGACCCATGGGGGTTGATGCGGGGCGCGTTTCAGGTAGATAATTGTTTTGGATTCTGCTTAATTCTCCTGATTTGCGTATTTTGTCTATGCCGTCTTGCAGCTTTTGCACAATATGATCAGCTGTATTTTTATTGAAAGCAAAGTATGTTTGTCCAAAATTAAAGACATAGTGGATCTTATAA
This portion of the Desulfovibrio sp. JC010 genome encodes:
- a CDS encoding nucleotidyltransferase family protein, with translation MPKIDVSPTQLKIILSLIETHLPDTTIWAYGSRATGSARPQSDLDLVAFASADQKKAVYNLKEAFEESDLPFIVDLFVWDTVPDEFRKNIERERVVLVGG
- a CDS encoding HI0074 family nucleotidyltransferase substrate-binding subunit, with product MDYTQFKKAILRFEEMLRKYNEGSADLDEITKDAVQDSLVKRFEYTLELAWKSCKRHLSEEGYVEVKTMGPKPMMRFAFTADLITNVENWLGYINARNDTSHDYSGDKADAILDIVDDFYNDVVELYKKISKETWE
- the fdnG gene encoding formate dehydrogenase-N subunit alpha; protein product: MNISRRGFMKLAGVGVASIGMSQLGLDLTPTQAYAAGLKIKGAKEVISICPFCSLSCHFIAHVKDGKIVSTEGDPDYPVSEGALCAKGAAMLSMHNNHHRIEKPLYRAPYSTKWEEKSWDFVLDRIARRVKETRDADFKRFNAKGQEVNRVESIFHLGTSQMDNEECAVVHQGVRGLGLVHFDHQARIUHSATVAALAESFGRGAMTNHWCDIENADSILIIGSNAAEHHPISFKWVLRAKDKGAKVMHVDPKFSRTSARSDFHVPLRSGTDIAFMGGMINYVLENDLYFKEYVTNYTNAAFIVGKDFKFSRGLFTGYDKNARKYDKSKWAFETDKNGVPKRDESLKNSRCVFQMLKKHYSRYSLSNVSKTTGVSKDNLLKVYKEYSGTGKRDKAGTIMYALGWTQHTVGVQNIRSSAILQLLLGNIGVAGGGINALRGEPNVQGSTDHCILWHILPGYLPMPKASMGSFEEYTKATTPVSKDPQSANWWQHKPKYMASLLKGWRGDNATAENGFGYQMLPKADDGEDYSYLFIFDRMYRGDIKGGFAFGTNPAMSVPNSNKARKALDNLDWLVVGEIHHTETSDNWHRPGVDPTSMKTEVFMLPSAQRAEKAGSISSSGRWLLWHYEAARPMGESKSMGEMYVDIINHVRRLYNKENGVYPEPLLTLDWPSYYDPEDVAQRINGRFTKDMEFKGKKYKKGQQVPSFVALKDDGSTSSLNWLYAGSYTEEAGNKAKRRSLAQTPMQAKINLFPNYAWCWPVNRRILYNRASVDLNGKPYAPEKAVIEWNGSKWIGDVPDGGWPPMATGKGRYPFIMRKEGHGQLYGPGLQDGPFPEHYEPVETPISSHPFSRQLNSPVYKYTTSDLDKLAEAADDRYPIVLTTYSLTEHWCGGGDTRNTPALLEAEPQLYVEMSPELAKEKGIENGDPVVVESIRGRVEAIAMVTVRMTPFKIKGRTVHEVGMPFCFGWTTPGCGDATNRLTPSVGDPNTTIPEYKASLVNVRKAKKLTEIEE
- a CDS encoding 4Fe-4S dicluster domain-containing protein: MPKAFFVDTSRCTACRGCQVACKEWHDLPAVKTKQRGTHQNPPDLNPFNYKLVRFSEHRINGKVEWYFFPDQCRHCDVPPCKDIADAYVTGAVVQDEETGAVIFTDQTKRLGADECQEITEACPYNIPRRNTGTGMLTKCDMCIDRQQAGLIPVCVKTCPTGTMNFGEREEMVAMAEKALERVKKDYPNAQIIDADEVNVIYLVQDKPELYYEYVTADASGVGNGVTRKEFFAKLAKPAKRMFG
- a CDS encoding formate dehydrogenase accessory protein FdhE — protein: MSGTTKKKRDVQAGLLTLRKRMPALENIFDAFGPLVLAQEKAEEVLADWDGYAIPESYAPRFEQGVALLADMELPELGDKYREVFMLMISAVAEGLPALNGQVDGIVAAIGEVENLNDLAKAIWDEDGKLLHSLVEEWQVDEQILAFVGTLALKPFMVRIEPEAAKAIENMSWQKGYCPVCGTFPDLALLRKSGDDNAYLKSHGGQRWLHCSGCGHEWRFKRNTCPWCENEDHEKMRYLQAEERQNERVDICKKCNHYFVTLDTRELVEQPDPRVAPLGLVHLDIKAQEENYQPLAETPWNVL